A genomic segment from Lytechinus variegatus isolate NC3 chromosome 10, Lvar_3.0, whole genome shotgun sequence encodes:
- the LOC121422608 gene encoding 5-hydroxytryptamine receptor 1A-like, with the protein MGVLGNTLVLVVIIVVRDLHDVANVLIGNQSLIDLLTSLLLLASFVAPLPSIPTNNPILARFLCAFWHSKYPFWSLIVASSLNLTLMTLERYYAIVFPLHYHSRTTSTKFICLVALPWLSGFAYQQNLMWFSQTESGSCNLFQFPNDETRTGFAFSAMFLELVLPIAVMVFVYTSLTRKLRSTMEEKFHKRTKENPRSTSESKTRKAGRVDHRRTARRNIIKEERSWNIK; encoded by the exons ATGGGCGTCCTTGGTAATACTCTCGTTCttgtcgtcatcatcgtcgtaCGCGATCTGCACGATGTCGCTAATGTCTTGATCGGTAATCAATCTCTGATTGATCTCTTGACATCTCTCCTACTCCTAGCAAGCTTCGTTGCTCCTCTACCATCTATTCCAACCAACAACCCAATCCTTGCCCGGTTCCTCTGCGCATTTTGGCACTCCAAGTATCCGTTCTGGTCTCTGATCGTCGCTAGTTCACTCAATCTAACATTAATGACACTGGAGCGGTACTATGCTATCGTATTCCCTCTTCATTACCACAGTAGAACCACATCAACTAAATTCATCTGTCTTGTAGCTCTACCATGGCTGTCGGGATTTGCCTATCAGCAGAACCTGATGTGGTTTTCGCAGACGGAAAGTGGcagttgcaatttattccaGTTCCCAAATGATGAGACGAGAACCGGTTTCGCTTTTAGTGCGATGTTTTTAGAACTGGTCTTACCGATTGCAGTAATGGTATTCGTGTACACTTCGTTGACCAGAAAGTTGAGGTCGACAATGGAAGAAAAGTTCCACAAGAGGACCAAGGAAAATCCTAGATCAACCTCAGAATCGAAAACAAGGAAAGCTGGACGTGTGGACCATCGACGTACTGCCagaagaaatatcattaaa GAAGAGAGGTCATGGAATATTAAGTGA